Genomic DNA from Candidatus Sulfurimonas marisnigri:
TTTAAGAGCTTTATCTCCTATAATAACCTCTCCGTGAACATTTAAAACCTTAGCTAAGACATTTGAACTTGCTGATGCTGTGTCGTCAACACTATCTACATGTGGAATAACCAAAACACTTAAAACTTCTTTTTTTGCAATGATTCCCAAATCTACATGTAAATATTTTTTTGCACTTATACTAGAGATAAAAGCAGCATCTACTCTGCGTGAAATAAAATCTTTATTTATCTTTGAAGGAATACCACGTTTATAGTGCATACTCATGCTCTGTTGGCTACTTTTTGTAAATCGCTTCATAAACACATGAAATGGTAAAAGATTTAGATATTCTATTTTGCCAAAAACCACATTTTGCTCCAAAATTATATTATTGAAATTATACATGCCTTAGCTTATTTTGATATAATCGCACTAATAAATTAACTTTAAGGAATGCTAACATTTGGCATTATCCACGAAGAGTCGCCTCAGCGGCGTTAGCGAAGTAAAAGGGACATGTTCTTTTTACGGATAAATAAAGTAGGTAGTTTACTTTATTTTACTAGGTACCCCTTGAGGGTGTGAAATAAAATTAAGGAGATATTTTGGTAAGAGTAGAATTTTTAGGACCAATACAAAAAGAGCCTTTAGAGCTAGAGATAACAAATTTAAGCGAATTAGCAAAAATACTTCAAGACGATAAAGAGATGCAAAAGTGGTTGGAAAATTCAGCTGTAGCTGTAAATGACACACTAGTAAGCTCTCGTGACTTTACACTAAAAGATGGCGATAAAGTTTCACTGCTTCCACCAGTCTGCGGAGGTTGATAAGTGTTATATTTATATGACGGACCTTTAGATGTACCAACAATTTTAAAAGAGTGGTATGAACAAGAGGCTACAAGTAATTACGGAGCGTACATCCCTTTTGTTGGAACCGTTAGAAGCGAAGATGATATTGACGGATTAAGTTTTGATTTGTATGAACCTATTTTAAACTCTTGGTTCAAAGCTTGGCAAGAAAAAGCAGAGGCTAAAGGGGCTATTATAAAAATGGCTCACTCTAAGGGAGACGTAATGCTCCATGAATCATCTTACATAGCGGCAGTTTTCTCGCCAAAGCGCAGAGTCGCTTTGGAGTTTATAGATGAGTTTGTAGAGGATTTTAAAGCGTCTGCCCCTATATGGAAATATGACCTAAAAGGCGGAGAGAGAATATATGCTCTTGATCGCTCAACTGCTATAAATGGTAGCGGTTTATTAGCTTAAGCTAATAACTTTAGTCGTCACAGCGGCGTAAGCGGAGTTAAGGGACTTTGTTCCTTAATGGGATTAATATATGAAGGTTCCCTTCATTTTATGTAATAAAATTAAGGATAAATTAAAATGAGTCTTTTATCATACGAGACGAGCCAAAATATGTTAGATTTACTTGAGGTTAACTCAGCTAGACATGAAAATTTGCCACTGAGTTTTTCTCTTGGACGAGTTTTGGCAGAAGATATAGTTGCAGAGTATAATGATCCTCAGTTTCCAACAGCTTCAATGGACGGCTACGCTGTTATTCACGCTGATTTAGATTGTGATGGTATAAGCATACTAGGGAGTAACCCTGCAGGACATGCTGAGACAAGAGTTGTAAAGAGTGGAGAGTGCATCAAGACTTTTACAGGTTCTATGATGCCTAAAGGTGCAGATACACTTATTCAAATTGAGAATGTAACTGTAAATGATGGCAAAATTACAATAGATGAAAAAGTCCCTCTTGGCTCATCTGTTCGACCGATTGGCGAAGGGTATAAAGCCGGAGATGTACTTATTAAAAAAGGTACAAAGATTGGTTTTGCTCAGATTGGTGTTATGGCAGGACTCAATAAAGTAATGGTTAAAGTTGCACTCAAGCCCAGAGTAGCAGTAATATCTACAGGGAGTGAAATCTTAGACCTTGGCGTAAACAGCACTAATCCATCACAAATAAGAAGCTCAAACAACTATACTTTGTGTGCTCTTTTTGAACAGGCGGGAGCAGATGTTATCCAGCTTGGAACTGTTGGTGATGATAGAGATTCAATTATGAAAACATTTGAAAATGCCCTCTCGTGTGCTGATATATTGGTGAGTACAGGCGGAGTGAGTGTTGGAGACTATGATTTTGTTAAAGATATAGTGCCTCGCCTTGGTGCAGAAGTAATCTACAAGGGTGTAGCTATTAAACCGGGTAAGCATATCCTAGTGGCGCAAAGAGCAGACAAATTTGTTTTAGCACTTCCAGGTTTTGCATACTCTTCAACCGTAACATCAATTCTTTATGTACTTCCGCTAATAGCTAAAATGCTTGGACGTGACTCTGCTTATAAAACTGTAGAGGCAAAACTTAGTGAAGAGTTCAACAAAAGAAGCAAACTTACAGAGTTTACCGCCTGTAATGTAGTGGTAGAAGATGGTGAGTATTTTGTAAATTTTAAAAATAAGAAGGTTGGAAGTTCTGCGATACTTACTAACTTGTTAGATTCAAGTGCTTTAATGGTTGCAGGTGAAGAAGATGGTAATTTGTCAGAAGGTACTTTTGTAAATGTAATTTTACTGGATAGTTTTTAGTTTTATATTTATTTTACATTATATTGATATACTCGTTAAAAATATTTTATATTAAAGAGTTGAAAATGAAAAAATTTATTATTATAGTTACCATTTTTTTAGGTTTACTCAGAGCTGATGAAGATATATATAAGCTGGTTCTTGATGTAACTACCTCTGACATAGGAAAGTTTAAGCAGAGTGTCATAAGTGGTGTAGCGAAAAATAAAGCATACTATGAGGGTAAGTTTAAAGAGCTCGAAGTAGTAGCGGTTATCCATGGCGGCGCTTATAAATTCTTTTTAAAAGATGTAGCCTCTTCTAAATACAAAGAGGACAAAGAACTTATAAAAGAGCAAAAAGAGCTTGCCATAAGGGTTAAATCTCTTAGTGAGACATACAACGTAAAATTCTTAATCTGTAAATCTGGTATGGATAAGCACTTAATAAAAAAAGAAGATATGTATGATTTTGTGGAGCTTATACCAAATGCTATGATAGGACTGATTGATACCCAAAACAACGGTTCTGCTTATGTTCCAGTCAAGTAAATAATTCTTTACATGTTAAAAAAATTAGTACCAATATTTACTTTTGTTATTGTTGTCATAATACTACTAATTATCTATTTTAGAGATACGATTAAAGAGCAAAAAATTGACTACATCCTTGATAAATCTCTCCTAACACTAGAATCTCAGCTAAAAAATGAAAAAATAAACTCTTTAAATATCGCAATCTCATTGTCTAAAAATGAGGCTCTTATAAATGCTCTTGAAAATGATGATGAAGATTTAGGCTATGAAATCCTTTCAGATATTATGAATACAATCAAAGAAAATACAAATATAGTAATTAGAACGCAGATAATTACCACAGATTACAATATATTTTCTAGAAGTTGGGATAATACATATGCAGGTATGCCTTTGCAGGAGTATAGAACAGACCTGAAATATTTCCAAACGCACAAGACTCCTCGTACTTCTATAGAAGTGGGGAGAATGTTGAGTATTAAAACAACAGTTCCTGTATATAAAGATGAGACACTCCTTGGGTTTGTAGAAATAATTAGTTTTTTTGATTCAATTACTGATTTTTTTAAAAATATGGGTATTGATTTATATGTATTAATGGATGACAAGTATTTTGATATATCTGTTTTTATGCAAGAGAACGTTACCGTAGACAAGTATATACTTTCAAACAGAAACTACAATCATAACAATATTAAAATGCTCAATAATATAGATTTTAAAAAACTTAAAATAAACCGCATACTGCACAGAGGTGATAAGTATATATTTTATGAAAATATGAAAAATGGCGATGGGGAATCTATTGGTATGTTTCTCTTCGTTTTAGATAAAGAGTATTTAGAATATTTCAAAGAGCCAAAAGATGATGTATCTTTTCTTATAAACATGACTAGAAACAACCTATATGATATTATCAAAGAACATAATTATGAAGATGCTTTGAATGATAATATTGAAATAAAGTCACTTTTGTCATTAAGAGATATTATTTCAAAAGAGGATAAAAAAAAGTATTTGGAGATAGTTCAAAAAAAATTAGATAAATATTCTAAAGATGAACTAATACAAATAATTTTAGAACAAAAAATTATTAAAAAAGTTGACGGGAAAATAAGATGAGAATTTTACTGCTGGAAGATGAGTACTCGTTGAGAATGAGTATTAAAGAGTTTTTAGATGATTTAGAGTATGAGGTGGATGACTTCTCTGACGGATTAGAAGCTTACGATGCCATTTATTCCAAGTCATACGATATTCTGCTTTTAGATGTTAATGTTCCAACTATGAACGGATTTGATCTCTTAAAATCTATACGAAAAGATGGTAATAAAACACCTGCAATTTTTTTAACCTCCATGATAGATATGAATGATTTAAAAGAGGGGTATAAAAGAGGCTGTTGTGATTATATTCGTAAACCTTTTGATCTGCTTGAGCTAGAGCTTAGAATAAATCAGGCATATACCAGCCACTATCTTGATGATAGCGAAATTATCTCTTTAAATAGTGATATATCTTATGATATGACAAAAGGTAAGCTTACATGCAAGGAAGATGAGATAGTTCTTAGAAAAGCTGAAAAAGATATTTTAGAGCTTTTGATAAAACATAAGAACTCTGTTGTGTCAATGCAGATGTTTCAGGATGAAATATGGGGAGAGTATGTTGAACCGGCAACAATAAGAGTTCAGGTGAATAACTTAAAGCAAAAACTACCAGAGTCAATAGTGCAAAATCGAAGAGGGTTGGGGTATATAATTGAACGATGACGGATACGGACTAAAGTATGCATATATCTATACTGTCTTAATAACAATAATTCTTTTAGCACCACTGTTCTTTTACACTGTTCATATGAAAAATTTGTATGGCGTACAGAACGAACTGCATTTGAAAAATCAATCATATCTTGTTGTGCAGATGATGCAGGAGCATACTCAAGATGATGAATATTTTGAGTATCCGAGATTTCAAACATTTAAGTCGGGTCTTTACGATTATCAGCAAAAACCAATATTCTCTCTAATAGAAAAACCGATAAAATATTTTCTAGAGGGGTACCATGTTGATGATAAAGATGCATATCTTATAACAAAACTACCGGCAGGAAAGTATTTTGGTGCCGATTACTTAGTTATAAAAAACAGATTGTCATATTTTGAAGTTTATGAAAAGTCTATGTTTATTTTACTCTCAATAGCTATATTGGTTTTTGCTCTAAGCTTTCTTTTTTTAAATCGCTTTGCAAAACCTTTTAAGCAGGTAAATAAAAAACTGGATAATTTTATAAAAGACTCTATTCACGAGATCAATACCCCTCTGTCTATAATAAATGTAAATATTGACCTTTATAACAGAAAGCATACCCCTAACAAATATTTGCAAAGAATGAAAGCCGCAGCTAAAGTTCTGTCTAATATTTATAATGACATGGACTACCTTATTAAGTACGACAGATTGGATTTTGAAAAAGAGCCAATTAACATGGCGGAGTTTTTACAAGAGCGGATAGATTACTTCTTAGAAGTTGCTCAAATGAAAAATATTACACTCAGCAGTGATATTCAGGATAATATCTCTTTGTATATGAACACAAAACAGTTTCAAAGGGTGATTGATAACAATATTTCAAATGCAATCAAGTACTCTTATGAGAAAAGTACAATAGAGGTAAACTTATTTGTACAAGATGGTATTTGCTTTTTATCTTTTAAGGATTACGGTATCGGGATAGAGGATGTGGACAAAATATTTAACCGTTACTATCGTGAGAGTAACCAGACTGGCGGCTTTGGTATAGGTTTGAATATTGTCAAATCAATCATAGACAAGGCTGGTATTGAGCTTATTATTGACTCTACACCGAAAAAAGGGAGCACTTTCACATATAAGTTTCCTGCAGCAATTGTTACACTAAATTGAATTAAGTAACATTCTTTTTAAAAACTTCCCACATTTTATACAAATTTTACACTTAGCAGTTAAACTTACCACTGAAACAACTAAGGAGTAAGACAAATGAAGAAAACAATTATGGTGTCATTACTAGTTGGAGCTTCACTATTAGCTACTGATTACAGCAGTGTAATAGAGAGTCCAAACGCGAGTAAAATAATAGATAAAGATCTACTGGCGCCAGCAACAGTTTACACAATGCCTGCTGGATGTATATCAACCGACAAAGATGCTATTGCTAGAGGTGCTTTTATATTCCATAATCTAAATGGTGGAAAAGTTAAAGGGGATGCTCCTGCAGGTCTAAGTAAAAAAGATGAAAAAGGCAACAATAAGCAGTATGGTAACTGTGTAGCATGTCACAATATAGAAGACGCAGTAGGTGCTGGAAATATCGGTCCTGATTTAAGTAACTACAACGCTATGTTTATGGCAACAAATGTTAGAGACAACCAGTTTGTATATCAAAAGATTGCAGACCCTAGAGTTGACAATGCACAAACACACATGACAGTTAATTTAACTACTAAGTTATTCAACGAAAGAGAAATATGTGATATTACTTCATATATCGTATCTCCAAAATAATACAAGGAAATAAAAAATGCAAAGAAGAGACTTTTTTAAACAACTAGGTACGGTTGCAGCTGTTACTGCTGTTGCTCCAGCTATGAGTTTTGCAGCAGATGCTAAAAAAACAAAAGGGCCGAATGATTTTTCATATCAGCAAGCAGTTGAGGTTATAACAGGCGGTAAACCTGTTGTTGTATCTTCAAAAGTTGAGTTAAAAGTTCCAGAGATAGCTGAGAATGGTGCAGTTGTTCCTGTAACAGTAACAGTTGATAGCCCAATGACGGATTCTGATTATGTAAAAGCTATACATATTTTTGCAACTAAAAATGGTAACACTCGTTGTATTGATGTGTTTTTAACTCCTGATAACGGTAAGGCTATGTTTGCAACACGTATTAAACTTGGTCAAACTCAAGAAGTTGCAGCTTTAGTAGAGTTAAGCGATGGAACATTTTTAAGTGCTGCTCAAAGTGTAAAAGTTACTATCGGTGGATGTGGTTGATTTTAAACCAGTAGATAAATGTAAAGTTGTTATACCTCTTAAGAGGTTAGCTTTAGCGCCACAGCGGCTAGCATAGTCTGACTGGGTTCTTACTCAGATAGACGTATAAAACAGTAATAAAGGATAAAAAATGGGAAAAAGTCAAGCACTAATTAAGATTAAGCCAAAAAAATATAAAGATGGCGAAGTTGTTAAGGTAAGTTTTATGGTTATGCATCCTATGGAAACAGGATTACGTAAAGATAAAAAAACAAAACAAGTTATTCCTGCTCTATATATCAATGATGTAAAGTTTGAGTATAACGGTAAAGTAATCACTACAATGAAAGTATGGGAGACATTATCTGTAAATCCAGTATTTACAACATACATGAAGATTAACGGCAGCGGAGAGCTAAAAGTAACATATACTGACAGCAGCGGCGAAGTAAATGAAAAAAGTACAAAGATAAAGCCAAAAGGATAATCGATGAAAATAGCAACTAAAATAGTATTGTCAGTAGCACTTTTATCATCATTCTCTTTTGGTGGTGAACAGTTTGCTATGAGTGATGCTGACCGTGCAATGTATGCAGAGATGTTGGAGAATAATCCAGCAGATATAATGGTTGAAAGTGGTAGTGAATTACTAGGTGAAATTGGTGGAGATTCAGCTTTTGCTAAATACTTAGGTATGAGCGAAGATGAGTTACCAAAATATATAGCTGGCTTTCCCCGTTATGTAGAGAAGTTTGATATGGTTGTTGGAATAGACCAAGTACTTCAAGCTATGATGTTTGATGCAGGAAAAAAACCATATAAGTTAAAAAGCAAAGATATGTTTAATATGCTTGCATATGTAAAATCTTTAGCAAATGATGAAGCAATAAATATAGATGTAAATGCAAATAAACAAATGAAAGAAGCATTCGCTTTGGGTCAAAAAACATTTGATACTAAAAGAGGTGGCAGAGGTTTGGCATGTTTAAGTTGTCACAGTCCAGATGTTATTGGTTCTGTTTTAAGAACTCAGCCACTTCCGGATTTAGGTGCTCAAAATGCAGGTGGTACTTGGCCGGCATACAGAATGACTAAGTCATCTTTAAGAACACTTCAGCGCCGTTTTCAAGGGTGTATGAAAAATGCACTTTTAGCTGTTATTCCAATCGGTTCACCTGAGATGGTTGCACTTGAAGTTTATATTACAGATAAAGCAAAAGGTAAAACTATTGCTATACCTGGTTTAAAAAGATAGGGATGCATAATGGAAATTTCTAGAAGAGACTTTATGCATATAGCAGCGATATTTGGTTTAGGTGCAGCAACTGCAGGATGTACTAGTGCATCAGCAAAAACACCAGCTCAAATATCTCTGAAAGATATTTATGATTTTAAGGCAACTGGTAACTTTTCTTTGCTTCATATGTGTGATTTACATGCACATATTAAGCCGTTGTATTGGAGAGAGCCATCTACTTTAATCTCTGCTCCAAACTTAGTTGGAACACCGGGATTTTTATGTGGAGAAGCTTTTGCAAAACATTATGGTTTAGAGCCAAGTTCATTAGACGCATATTTTGATACGCATATGGACTTTGACACTCTGGCTAAAAAGTTTGGAAAGATGGGCGGTATAGCTCATATAAAAACTGTTCTTGAGCATATCAGAGCTGAGAGAGGAGCAGAAAATGTTCTTTTTCTTGACTCAGGAGATACTTGGCAAGGTACAGGCGTTGCATTAAAAACTAAGGGTGAAGCTATTGTAAAAGCGCAAAACTACTTAGGTGTTGATGTAATGGTTGGACACTGGGAATTTACTTACGGTAAAGAGCGTGTTAAAGAGCTTATAGAGATGCTTGATGCTAAGTTTATTTCGCAAAATATAGTCGGTGACGATTCATTTTCGGATGAGTATGAAGAGTTGATATTTGAGCCATATACGATTCAGGAAAAAGGTGGAGCTAAGATTGGTATTATTGGACAATCTTTTCCATTTACATCAACTGCAAACCCTAAAGAGTTTACGCAAGGGTGGAGTTTTGGTCTTAGACTTGAAACACTTCAAGAGTATGTTAACGAGCTTAGAAAAGTGCACAAAGTTGATTGTGTGGTTGTTTTATCACATGACGGATTTAGTGTTGATCAAGAAGTTGCACGTCAGGTTCATGGTATAGACTTTATCTTAAGCGGACATACTCATGACCCTTCTCCTAAGCCTATTACAATTAACGGAACTGTTATTGTAATTGCGGGAAGTCATGGTAAGTATATCGGACGTTTAGACGTTGATGCTAAAGATGGTAAAGTTATTGATTATGAGTATAAACTTATCCCAATAGCATCAAATATGATACCGGCTGATCCAGCAGGTGTTAAGTTGGTAGATGAGCTTTATGCTCCATTTGCTTCAGAGTTTAATGAAGTGCTTGGTAAAACTAAAAATACACTTTATAAAAGAGATACATTTTTCTCAACTTTCGATCAGTTGATAAATGATGCAATTATGGATGAGATGAAGTGTGATATCTCATTTACACCTGGGTATAGATGGGGAACAACTGTTTTAGCCGGTGATGATATTTTAATGGATAATGTATATGAGATGTGTGGAATAACATATCCGAATGTGTATACATTTGAGCTAAAAGGTAAAAGGATTGCTACTCTTTTAGAAGATATTGCAGATAATGTTTTCAATGCAAATCCACTTTACCAACAAGGTGGTGATATGAGCCGTCTTGGCGGTATAACATATAGTATAGCCGTAGCAAACAAAGCTGGAGAGAGAATCTCTAAGCTTACAGTTGGTGGTAAACCAATTGATTTAGAAAAGACTTATATTGTCTCTTCTTGGGGTGGGAATTTACAAAATGCTGGTGAAAATCTTCAAAAAGATAAAATCAGAGCAGTTTACGATGTTACAAGAGATTATATTAAAAAACAAAAAGTTGTTGACGTAAGTAACGACGGTAATGTTACTTTGGTTGATTACGACTGCGGTTGCCCAGTTGAGGGCTCAAGAAGCTGTTCATAAGCTTCGTTATTCCGTATTTAATATGGAAATAAATTTTTATAAAAAGGGTTAATATGAAAATATCTAAATTAAGTATAGCAGCGTTTACAGTTATTGCTTTGGCTTCGTCAGCTCAGGCAACACTTAAATCAGACAAAGTTACTTTAAAAGGTAATATGGTTGTAGAGTACACTAAACTTCCAGCTCCAGTAAATACAATTAAAGAAGCATTTACTGAGGGTATGTTTTATGGTCGTTTAAGAGCAAATGCTTTTTATTGGGACTGGGATAAAGATCCTGCTGCAGGCAAAGACAATAGAAACCTTGGTGTAGGAGCTAGTTTAATATATAAGTCTGCACCACTTAATGGCTTAAGCGGTACGGTAGGTCTGTACACATCACAAAACCCTTTCTTTCGTATGGATAAAGAGGATGTTGGAAGTTCAAAGGCAGGTAAAGATACATTTAGCCGTCGTGATGTTTTAACTGGTGGTCACTATGGAATGACTGTGTTAGGTCAAGCTTATCTACAATATGATGCAGCTAAAACAAGCATTAAAGTTGGTCGACAAATGTTAGAGACTGTTTTTACAAAATCTAACGACACAAAAATGATACCAAATACTTTTGATGGTGTAACAGCTACTATTAAAGACATTCCAGATACTACTATACAATTAGCGTATTTTACCGCACAAAAACTGCGTGACCATACTTCAGGTCATGATGTAATTGCATTTGGAGGCGGTTCTACAAGTGAACAGAAGTGGTCACAAAATGATGACTCTGCTGTAAATAAAAGTTTGGATGTTGCAAAAGTTGGAATTGATAATACTTTGCAAATAGCATCTGTTACAAACAAATCTATCAAAAACTTAAAAGCAAATATTAGTTATGCGAGGGTTCCTGATGTTATTAGTAACTTAACTCTAGAGGCTCACTACACTATTCCAGTAAGCGGTGATTGGAAAATTGCACCGGGTATTAGATATATGAATCAAATGGATGATTTAGATTCTACTACTGCGGTTGCAAACTTGGGTAAAAAAACAGACAACTATACAGATCCAAATAGCTTAGACTCTAGTTTACTTGCTCTTAGACTTGATGTTAAAAACAAAGCATTTTTAGGTCGTATCGGTTACTCTAAAATTGCTGATGAAGCAGATATCGTAGCTCCATGGAGAGGTTTTCCTACTGGTGGATTTACTCGTGCAATGGCTCAGTATAACTGGTATGCAAATACTAAAACATATATGTTAAGACTTGGGTATGACTTTGGTAAAGCAGATATGATCCCAGGATTTAGCCTTATGGCAAGATATGCTGTTCAAGATTTCGATGAGACTAAACCTGGAGTAGCTGCAGACAGTAATATTATCCATATTGATGCTCGTCAAAACATTGGTAAAGACTTAGAACTTAAAGTAAGACTAGGTTTTGTGGATGCAGATGTAAAAGCTGGAAAAGATACTTCATACAATGAATATCGTGTTGAATTAAACTACTTCTTTTAAGAGGTAGTTAAAATATTATGTTAGTGGTTATTGTAGTTGCTGTTAGTTCATTTATTATAGTTCTCTCCTGTTTTATATAAAAATGTTAGTAACTGCAATAGCCACTAAAATAATATAAGCAATTTAATGATATAAATTATAAAGTTTATGTATAGTGGTTTTTTTAATTTATATAGAGTGAAAGTAGAGTTATGATAAAAATTTCTATGGTTTTGTTATTTTGTTTTTTTAACTTGTCTGCATTGGAGTGGCATACTTACAAAGATGCTCTAAAATTGCAAGAAAAAAGCTCTAAGGTAATAATGATTGATGTTATAAGAACAGAGTGTCAATATTGTATAAAAATGGATAAAAATGTCTTTTATAATGAAGAGATGTCTCAGTGG
This window encodes:
- a CDS encoding response regulator transcription factor; translated protein: MRILLLEDEYSLRMSIKEFLDDLEYEVDDFSDGLEAYDAIYSKSYDILLLDVNVPTMNGFDLLKSIRKDGNKTPAIFLTSMIDMNDLKEGYKRGCCDYIRKPFDLLELELRINQAYTSHYLDDSEIISLNSDISYDMTKGKLTCKEDEIVLRKAEKDILELLIKHKNSVVSMQMFQDEIWGEYVEPATIRVQVNNLKQKLPESIVQNRRGLGYIIER
- a CDS encoding molybdopterin synthase catalytic subunit, whose translation is MLYLYDGPLDVPTILKEWYEQEATSNYGAYIPFVGTVRSEDDIDGLSFDLYEPILNSWFKAWQEKAEAKGAIIKMAHSKGDVMLHESSYIAAVFSPKRRVALEFIDEFVEDFKASAPIWKYDLKGGERIYALDRSTAINGSGLLA
- the soxA gene encoding sulfur oxidation c-type cytochrome SoxA, producing MKIATKIVLSVALLSSFSFGGEQFAMSDADRAMYAEMLENNPADIMVESGSELLGEIGGDSAFAKYLGMSEDELPKYIAGFPRYVEKFDMVVGIDQVLQAMMFDAGKKPYKLKSKDMFNMLAYVKSLANDEAINIDVNANKQMKEAFALGQKTFDTKRGGRGLACLSCHSPDVIGSVLRTQPLPDLGAQNAGGTWPAYRMTKSSLRTLQRRFQGCMKNALLAVIPIGSPEMVALEVYITDKAKGKTIAIPGLKR
- a CDS encoding cache domain-containing protein, with amino-acid sequence MLKKLVPIFTFVIVVIILLIIYFRDTIKEQKIDYILDKSLLTLESQLKNEKINSLNIAISLSKNEALINALENDDEDLGYEILSDIMNTIKENTNIVIRTQIITTDYNIFSRSWDNTYAGMPLQEYRTDLKYFQTHKTPRTSIEVGRMLSIKTTVPVYKDETLLGFVEIISFFDSITDFFKNMGIDLYVLMDDKYFDISVFMQENVTVDKYILSNRNYNHNNIKMLNNIDFKKLKINRILHRGDKYIFYENMKNGDGESIGMFLFVLDKEYLEYFKEPKDDVSFLINMTRNNLYDIIKEHNYEDALNDNIEIKSLLSLRDIISKEDKKKYLEIVQKKLDKYSKDELIQIILEQKIIKKVDGKIR
- a CDS encoding MqnA/MqnD/SBP family protein; this encodes MVFGKIEYLNLLPFHVFMKRFTKSSQQSMSMHYKRGIPSKINKDFISRRVDAAFISSISAKKYLHVDLGIIAKKEVLSVLVIPHVDSVDDTASASSNVLAKVLNVHGEVIIGDKALKYYLQNKPHVDLAREWYKRYNLPFVFALLCFHKDKKLYKSIQNNFLKQKVKIPQYILKQASLRTDISQKDILNYLKYISYELDAKSKKGLMKFYKEAKNS
- the soxX gene encoding sulfur oxidation c-type cytochrome SoxX; translated protein: MKKTIMVSLLVGASLLATDYSSVIESPNASKIIDKDLLAPATVYTMPAGCISTDKDAIARGAFIFHNLNGGKVKGDAPAGLSKKDEKGNNKQYGNCVACHNIEDAVGAGNIGPDLSNYNAMFMATNVRDNQFVYQKIADPRVDNAQTHMTVNLTTKLFNEREICDITSYIVSPK
- the soxY gene encoding thiosulfate oxidation carrier protein SoxY; the encoded protein is MQRRDFFKQLGTVAAVTAVAPAMSFAADAKKTKGPNDFSYQQAVEVITGGKPVVVSSKVELKVPEIAENGAVVPVTVTVDSPMTDSDYVKAIHIFATKNGNTRCIDVFLTPDNGKAMFATRIKLGQTQEVAALVELSDGTFLSAAQSVKVTIGGCG
- the soxZ gene encoding thiosulfate oxidation carrier complex protein SoxZ, which codes for MGKSQALIKIKPKKYKDGEVVKVSFMVMHPMETGLRKDKKTKQVIPALYINDVKFEYNGKVITTMKVWETLSVNPVFTTYMKINGSGELKVTYTDSSGEVNEKSTKIKPKG
- a CDS encoding MoaD/ThiS family protein — its product is MVRVEFLGPIQKEPLELEITNLSELAKILQDDKEMQKWLENSAVAVNDTLVSSRDFTLKDGDKVSLLPPVCGG
- a CDS encoding molybdopterin molybdotransferase MoeA; protein product: MSLLSYETSQNMLDLLEVNSARHENLPLSFSLGRVLAEDIVAEYNDPQFPTASMDGYAVIHADLDCDGISILGSNPAGHAETRVVKSGECIKTFTGSMMPKGADTLIQIENVTVNDGKITIDEKVPLGSSVRPIGEGYKAGDVLIKKGTKIGFAQIGVMAGLNKVMVKVALKPRVAVISTGSEILDLGVNSTNPSQIRSSNNYTLCALFEQAGADVIQLGTVGDDRDSIMKTFENALSCADILVSTGGVSVGDYDFVKDIVPRLGAEVIYKGVAIKPGKHILVAQRADKFVLALPGFAYSSTVTSILYVLPLIAKMLGRDSAYKTVEAKLSEEFNKRSKLTEFTACNVVVEDGEYFVNFKNKKVGSSAILTNLLDSSALMVAGEEDGNLSEGTFVNVILLDSF
- a CDS encoding sensor histidine kinase, which produces MNDDGYGLKYAYIYTVLITIILLAPLFFYTVHMKNLYGVQNELHLKNQSYLVVQMMQEHTQDDEYFEYPRFQTFKSGLYDYQQKPIFSLIEKPIKYFLEGYHVDDKDAYLITKLPAGKYFGADYLVIKNRLSYFEVYEKSMFILLSIAILVFALSFLFLNRFAKPFKQVNKKLDNFIKDSIHEINTPLSIINVNIDLYNRKHTPNKYLQRMKAAAKVLSNIYNDMDYLIKYDRLDFEKEPINMAEFLQERIDYFLEVAQMKNITLSSDIQDNISLYMNTKQFQRVIDNNISNAIKYSYEKSTIEVNLFVQDGICFLSFKDYGIGIEDVDKIFNRYYRESNQTGGFGIGLNIVKSIIDKAGIELIIDSTPKKGSTFTYKFPAAIVTLN
- a CDS encoding DsrE family protein, yielding MKKFIIIVTIFLGLLRADEDIYKLVLDVTTSDIGKFKQSVISGVAKNKAYYEGKFKELEVVAVIHGGAYKFFLKDVASSKYKEDKELIKEQKELAIRVKSLSETYNVKFLICKSGMDKHLIKKEDMYDFVELIPNAMIGLIDTQNNGSAYVPVK